The following coding sequences lie in one Oncorhynchus gorbuscha isolate QuinsamMale2020 ecotype Even-year linkage group LG10, OgorEven_v1.0, whole genome shotgun sequence genomic window:
- the LOC124045771 gene encoding short-chain dehydrogenase/reductase 3-like isoform X2: MEQKKLILWGRTERCLIETCEEISLTTGAECHYFLCDVANREEVYKQAKVVREKVGDVTILVNNAAVVHGKSLMASDDDALMKTQHINTLGQFWTTKAFLPRMLELCHGHVVCINSILSLSSIPGAIDYCTSKASSLAFMESLTLGLLDCPGVGCTTVLPFHTNTDMFHGMRVRFPQLFPPLNPELVAQRTVDAVRTNTPFIYLPWTMHALVILKSFLPQAALEEIQRFSGCYTCMDTFKGRT, translated from the exons AGTTGATCCTGTGGGGCCGCACTGAGAGGTGTCTGATTGAGACCTGCGAGGAGATCTCTCTCACCACCGGAGCCGAGTGCCATTACTTCCTGTGTGACGTGGCCAATCGGGAGGAGGTGTACAAGCAGGCCAAGGTGGTCCGAGAGAAG GTGGGCGACGTCACCATTCTAGTGAATAACGCTGCAGTGGTTCATGGGAAGAGTCTGATGGCCAGTGACGATGATGCTCTGATGAAGACTCAACACATCAACACGCTGGGCCAGTTCTGG acCACCAAAGCCTTCCTACCCCGCATGCTAGAGCTTTGCCATGGCCATGTGGTGTGTATCAACTCCATCCTGTCCCTGTCCTCCATCCCGGGGGCCATAGATTATTGCACCTCCAAGGCCTCGTCCCTGGCGTTCATGGAGAGCCTCACCCTGGGCCTGCTGGACTGCCCTGGGGTGGGCTGCACCACCGTGCTCCCCTTCCACACAAACACTGACATGTTCCATGGCATGAGAGTCAG GTTCCCTCAGCTCTTCCCCCCGCTAAATCCTGAGCTGGTGGCCCAGCGGACGGTGGACGCAGTCCGGACCAACACTCCATTCATCTACTTACCTTGGACCATGCATGCTCTCGTTATTCTCAAGAG CTTCCTGCCTCAGGCAGCTCTGGAGGAGATCCAGCGTTTCTCAGGGTGCTACACCTGCATGGACACCTTCAAGGGACGTACATAA